The Candidatus Zixiibacteriota bacterium DNA segment GGGGGAAGATCATTTGGGGGTGATCCTTGTAACCCGCCCCAAACAAGGTTTGAGACGGCCACCCGACGGCGAGTGGGTGGCACCCTCAAAGCCGCTTTGGGGGTGATCCTTGTAACCCGCCCCAAACAAGGTTTGAGACGGCCACCCGACGCCTGCGCTCAGGTTGACAGGCGAAGAGTCTGATTGTTACCACCCTTGCACATAGTGTATCGATCTGCGACCTGTGCAAAGAATCAGCATCCACAAAACCACACTGTGGGCAATCGTTTACGCCGCGGCACAGTTTGTCCATCGGTCGGCACGGTTGTTGTCCTATTACTGTCTGAGATGGCTTTTGGAATCGACATACTTGACCGCCTGGAATGTCCCTCCCGGCAACAGCGCCCACCGGTAGAGGCCACAGGTTGCCGAACCGGCCGACGGCCTTCCCGCCCTGCTGCCGATCTGCGGTCCGCGGCTATCACCCGGTGGCCACGGGGCCATCGCCGGTCGGCGGACAACTTCGGCGACAGAGCGGGACGGGGACGACCCAGCGACGGTCGATCGAGAGCAACCCGTTCCACCTGGGTCGACCCTTCCGACTCGACCTGATCTGACCCGGCTGACTTGAAGTGTAAACATGAACAGACCAACCCCAACAACCGCAGGAAAACCTGGATACCGCCGGGCGATCTTGACCGTGATCAATACCGTGACGGTTCTCTGTCTTGTGGCACTGCTGCTTCCCTCCCCAGCGGCATCGTTTGATCTGCCCGACTTCGATCCCTGGTACTATCAATCGAACGACGAATGGCAGTTCATGGTGCCGGACAAGGCTCAACACTATTACGGCTCACAGTTGCTGGTGGAAGGTGGCATGCACCCCGCCGCAGCGTTGGCCGCTGGGTTCATGTATGAAGTTTATCAGAACGAAATCGGGGTCGGGTTTTCTTACAAGGATTTGATTGCCGACGCTTTCGGCGTATTGGCGGGTACGGTCAACAGTGATAAATTCTACCTGTTCATGGATTACTCGACCCGCGACGAATTCGTCAAGCTCAACGCCGTGTTAACGTTTTGAGACTTACTCCTCTTGGGCAACTTTCGCGACATCGGTGACAAGGTCACCATCGGACATTTTGATCAAGCGTACGCCCTGGGTGTTGCGACCGATCACCGAGATATCTTTCACCGCCTGGCGGTTGGCTATCCCTTCTTTGGTAATCAAAATCAACTCATCGCCGTCGAGAGCTTCCATTATCGTGACGACCTCACCATTGCGGTCGGATGTCTTGACATTGATGATCCCTTTGCCGCCACGATTGGTGACCCGGTAATCGTTGACCGAAGAGCGTTTGCCGTAGCCGTTCTCGGTGACAACTAAGAGAGAACTGTCACGTTTGAGCACGACCATCCCGATAACATAGTCACCCTTGCCGAGGTTGATCCCCTTGACGCCATAGGCGGTGCGACCCATAGAGCGCACTTTGCTTTCGGGGAACCTGATGGCCATGCCCTTACGACTGGCCAGCACGATATCGGATGAACCGTCGGTTATCTGGGCTTCGATCAACTCGTCGTCGGTGGGCAGATTCATGGCGTTGACGCCAACGACGCGCGGATTGGAGAAAGCATCCAAAGGCGTCTTCTTGATCACACCCGAGCGCGTAGCCATCACCACGAACCGGTCGGGCGAGAAATCGCGGACGCGACAGAAAGCAGTGATTGTTTCGCCGCGCTCCAACTTGCACATGTTGACGATCGGTTTTCCCTTGGCCAGTTTACCGCCGGTGGGGATAGCGTGTACCTTCACCCAATAGCAGCGTCCCTTGGTGGAGAAGAAGAGAATAAATTCATGCGTTGAAGCGATAAAGAGATGCTCGGCAAAATCCTCTTCTTTGGTGGCGATTCCCTTCACGCCGCGACCACCACGGTTCTGGCGACGGTAGGCCGACACTGAGAGTCGTTTGATGTATCCAAGGTGCGAGATAGTGATAGCCATCTCTTCTTCAGCGATGAGGTCCTCGACACTGAGTTCCTCGGCGGCGTCCTGGATTTCGGTGCGACGGTCGTCGCCGAACCGTTTGGCCAGGTCCTCGGTCTCTTCTTTGATGATATTCATGCGCAGCGCCTTGGAAGCGAGAATCGCTTTGAGTTGCGTAATGCGCTTTATCAGTTCGCGGTATTCATCTTCGATCTTCTTGCGCTCAAGACCGGTCAGTCTTTGCAGACGCATCTCAAGGATGGCCGTCGCCTGCCGGTCGGAGAGCTTAAACTTCTTCATCAAACCGGCATGGGCGGTGGGAGTGTCTTTGGACTTTTTGATCAGCGTAATAACGGCGTCGATGTTGTCCAGGGCGATTCGGTATCCTTCGAGAATATGAGCCCGGGTCTCCGCCTTGTTCAGTTCAAACTGAGTGCGACGGGTGACAACCTCATGGCGGTGATCGACAAACGATTGGATCAGTTGTTTCAACGTTAGAAGCTTGGGAATACCGTGATCGAGTCCCAGCATCATCACCGAAAACGTCGTCTGCATGGTGGTGTGTTTGTATAGTTGATTGAGAACGATATCGGCTTGCTGATCGCGTTTGAGTTCCACGACGATACGCATGCCGTCACGATCGGATTCGTCGCGCAGATCGGAGATGCCTTCGATAACTTTGTCACGCACCAGGTCGGCTATTTTTTCAAGCAGGTTGGACTTGTTGACCTGATACGGAATCTCGGTGACGACTATAGCTTCCTTGCCGTTGGTCATGTGCTCAACGGCGGCCCGTGCGCGGACCAGCAGGCGACCCTTGCCGGTGCGGTAAGCTTCACGGATACCTTCGCGACCGTTGATAATGCCGCCGGTCGGGAAATCCGGCGCCGACACTATCTCCATCAGATCCTCGTTTTCACAATCCGGTTCGGCGATCGTTTTCAAGATAGCTTCGGCAATTTCGCTGAGGTTGTGCGGAGGTATACTGGTAGCCATGCCGACCGCGATGCCGGTGGTGCCGTTGCAAATCAGATTGGGAAACTTACCGGGCAATACGGTGGGTTCTTCACGCGTGGCGTCATAGTTGGACATGAAGTCGACCGTCTCTTTGTCGATGTCGGCGAGAATCTCTACTGCAATCGGCGTCAGTCGCGCTTCGGTGTAACGCATGGCCGCTGCGCCGTCACCATCGATGGAACCGAAGTTACCCTGACCATCCACAAGCGGATAGCGCATGTTGAACGGCTGGGCCATCCGCACCAGAGTCGGATAGACCACTTGTTCACCGTGCGGATGATAGTTACCCGAGGTGTCGCCGGCAATCTTGGCGCATTTGCGATGGGCCTTGCCGGGGTTCAGATTAAGATCGTTCATTGCCACCAGGATTCGACGGTTCGACGGTTTCATCCCATCACGGATATCCGGTAGAGCGCGGTTGGTGATGACCGACATGGAGTAGTCGAGATATGATGACTTCATTTCCTCTTCGAGGAAGACCGTTTCGATCTTTTCGCTTTCAAGCGGCATGAGGCGAATTCCTTATAAATCCGGGCAGTTTCGGTCAATTCATGGACTTTCAAAGTACGCATCTTAGTGGTTCAAGGCAACAAAAAACAGACCCCGGCCGTCAGTTGTATCCACTTGGGCTACTATCGGTTACGTCGCCACAGACAGGTCGTGCAAGGGCGTGGGTTGCATTGCTTTGGGCGAGTTGCATCGTTGAATCTTGACATCAACCGCCAAAACTGCGTATAAGATTAGAATGCATTACAAGCACACTCACAGTCTTATTGTTGTTACATGCATCATAGCAGTGGTAATGACGACCGTTGTAGTTGCCGTCGGCGACGAACCGCCGTTCGATCCATACGTCCTGCTGGGAGAATGGAGCGGCGCCGGAATGTTGGTGATGCCGATGACGGGTGTCGAGCTGGAGGTTGAAGGGAGCGCCAGCTTTGTACAAGATTCATCAGGTGGTTACATTCGCACCGGCATATCCGGTACCAAGTTTCTCTACACCTATTCAGATTCAGGACACTTCTACGTCAACCCCGACAACGACTCCCTGATCTGGGAAGTTTGGGACGGGTTTGGCCGCCACGGTATCTATGAAGGGATCGGCAGGGGCGACACGTTGACAGGTCGTCGGAGAGGCGGCAATGCTGTTTTCCAGGTCACAACGACGATGGTAACACCCGACAGCCTGGATTTGCATTTGTACTACCTTGACAACAACGGACGTCGGTACCAGAAGGCTCGGCTTAACCTGGGACGTAACAGGTAGGCGCCGCTGCATCACTCCTCAAAAGGATGATGATTGTCGAAATCCGGCAGATAATGCGCAGAGCTGGACAGGTCCTGCACCCATCCGCGATAAAAACCAAGAACCTCAAACTCATCGATCACGCGATTGTATTCTTGGACACCGAGACACCGGTGCAATTGTTCGTGGCCCCTTACGGCGGCTGTGGGGTGGTATTGGGCCATGAGCGAAATGTGCACGTCCACCGACAGTTCCTCGGCAATGAAACGCAAGACCTCTATACTGTTTTCGACGTGACCGGGCAACACCAAGTGTCTGATGATCAAACCGCTCGTTATGTAGCCGTCGTTATCCAGCTCAATGGCGGCTCCTTTTTGTCGGTACATTTCGTTGAGCGCTTTCGTAGCTACGCCGACATAGTCTGTTGCACCGGAGTACCGATGGGCTAGCTCATTGTCCATATACTTCATGTCCGGCAGGTAGACATCAATGACTCCCTCCAGGGAGCGAATGGTCTGAAGCCTGTCGTAACCGTTGGTATTGTAGACAAAGGTTGGGTTCCAGCCTCGATTGTTCAAGGCTGTCATGATGGCCCGCATCTGGGTCAGGCAGTGCGACGGCGATACAAAGCCAACGCCATGGGCGCCGCCCTTGAGAATGGTTTCGATTTGACCAACGGCCTCTTCAATGGACATGTCCACTGAGTTGAGGCTGCCTTGGTTGGAGGAGATTTGGTGGTTTTGACAGAAGATGCACTGCAAGTTGCAATGAGCGAAGAAGACATTGCATATACCCTGTGATCCCGACAACACCGGCTCCTCGCCCATGTGACAGCAGATCGATGATATTGGCAGTGAGGCATCGGTCCGACAGTATCCCAGTTGGCCGTCGATACGGTCGACGCCGCACTCGCGGGGGCATAGCGTACATCGGTTCATGGGGTCCGGTCTGCTGTTTGGGTTGCTCTCCGTTGACATGTTGATAAGATAGCAACAGTTCGTGTATCATTCAAGAGGTGGCATGCAACCTTTTTTGTGTTGGGCAGTATGGCCGTGTCACTGGGTGGGGCACCCACAGACCCGGTTTGAGGCGGCCACCCGTCCGTTCAGGGTGAGGTTGAAGAGATGCACTGAGTTAGATTCTGGGCGCGCGAAGCCCCAAAGAGCGATTTATAGCAAAAAAGAAGCGAGGAGTAAACTCCTCGCTTCTTATATAGTCAGTGAACTGACTTTCTAGGAGACTAGAAGCACCAGTCACCACACGGGCACGGGCCGTCGTTGTACAGGAACTCCGCGAGATAAATCACGTCGTCCATGTCAACGTCGCCGTCACAGTCAACGTCGCCCAGGTGCATAAACGGAATCGGTCCGGGACCGGTACCATTCACGTAGCGAGCGAGGCAAACTACGTCGCCAACATCGATGGCGCCGTCATTGTTGACGTCGCCACGACCAAAGCCGAGCCACTTGTTAGCCAATGCCGCGAGGGCGTCGACTTCAGTAGCGTCGCCTGAGGTTCCGTGCAGACCAAACTGAGCCACGGCGAGTTCGTATGTGTCGCCGCCGGCAAAGTCGTGTCCTGCGATAGTGAAGTGAGCTTCACGATCGCTGGTGAACGGAGCCTGGGAGTACTCACCGGCGGGCCGGTTCATGAAGTCCCAAGCAGAGTCGCCAAGATATAGAGTCGGAGTGTTGAACCACATACCGTCGCCGTGTCCGGAAACGGAGTTGATCAGCGGAGTGAAGTCCACATTCGGGTTGCTACCGCAACCAAACGGGAACTTGATCATACCCCATTGGGTATCACCAACACCACCATTGCTGACCCACGCCGCCGATCCGGCTGCGGAACGAGAAGCGATATCATCACTGCCAACGTCATAGTCCATGGTGGCACCCATGCGCCAGCCATCGACCGGGTCACCGTTACGCTCGGTGATTTCCATGATGTCAACGGTGAGGTCCTTCAGAGGCTCAAAGTCGACAGCACCCACCGTGCGTGAGTTACACATAAGACCCATGGTCAGATCGTTATCGAACGGTGCGCCGTAGTTCGACCAATCCCAGCCGCCACCCAGATCAAAGTTCTGCATGGAGTCAAGGTAGGTCGCACAAACACGGTTACCCATGATCGGCTCATATGTAAGGCCGTCAGTGGAGTATCCACCAAGACAGCTCAGCGTCACGCCTTCATCGATGTGAGCTTTACACATGTCGTCACACCAGTTCGGATCCGGCTGCATCGACCAATACGATTCAGCTTCGCCGCCACCAGAATACCAATCCTGGGTGCTAAGAGCCTGCTCAAAGACACCACCGGCCCAAACGAACGAACCCTGATAAACAGAGGCGTCGTCGCCGTCGATGTCGATAGCATGCGGATCCCAGTCGCCGGTACCGATACGACCATTGTTGGTCACGAGCTGCGTGTTACCGCCGCCCATGCCGAACTGCATGGTCGTAGTGTCGATAAGACAGCCACCCACGATAGTCACGTGGATTTCGGGGGCGCCATAGAGAGTCTGACCACAAACATCGTGGAGGTAGAAGTCAGGATCGTTTGACGGAATTACGATATAGAAATCCTGAGGTCCACGAAGGATCATCGACTGGTTGACGTCAAGAACGAGATCAGCCGTGTCGCCGGCGGCAAGAATGTCGCCTGCGTGCGGCCAGACAACCGCTTCGGTGTGAGTCGCGTACTGCAGGAACGGAACGCCTGCATCGGCGCCCAGATTCAACATCTGTTCGCCACGATCACGAAGCACGAAGTAGTCATCGACATCAGCTTCCGGACGGGCCGGGATAGCTTTGAGCTCGAATCCTTCAGTCAAACGATCGGTGATACTGGAGGCACGATCCATCACGTCTGGACGCACGTTGGCCGGAGCAAAGTCCGGAGGAATCCAGGGATGGTTCGCACTTGTGTTGGTCTCGAGTTGACCAAAGATCAAGTCGGTACAACCGGTGTTGACCAACTCATTCGGGAGCGGTACGTGCAAGGAGGTGGCCGGACCAAACTCAACCGAAGGAGAAGGCTGGTACGACTGAATCTCCAAGCGCGGACGATCATCACCCTTGGCCAATACGGAGAGAGTTCCGTAGAGGTCACTTATGGCCAGGTAGCCAGGACCAATCGCCGCACTGAGGGCGATAGAGTTCGGGAAACCACCATAAGTAATACGGCGACGGAAGATTTCGTCACCAGTTGCGGAATTGCGGAAGTCAATGAAGCCATGATGACCGACATCGATCAGAATGTCATCAGCGCCTTCCGGCTCGCAACTGAGGGCCATGTCGCCACGGTACGTATTGTACTCAGGGCTGGAGGTCGCCCACACCGAGGCACCAGTGGTTTTGTTGAACGCAAGGATCAACCCACCGGCCGGCGGGGTCGCCCACCAGGACTGACCGGCTTGATAGATGCGGGCACGGTCGACGACCGGGCCGGCAGCAGTACCGGCAGTATTGGGACGATGTGAAGGTACCGCGTAGGCTACTGATCCGTCGCTGGTGTTGATGCCATACATGACACCGTCACCGGGATGATACGGAGCAGCAATACTGGAGTTGACAAACAACAGACTCTTCTCCAGATCGACGGCGTTAGGAGCGGCAAAACCTTCACCACCCTGCGGGCCTTCCGGATAGACTGTGGCAGCCTGTAGGCCACCGGCTGTTGACAACTGCCAGTTGATGGCGCCGGAGGCGCCGTCGATGGCGTATACATCACCTTCCACACCACCCGGATAGGTGTTGTAGAAAAGCTGTGAGCCATCGGTCGAACCGGACTTAAGCGGTGCGCCAGGAGCTATGTACACCGGGTTGGAAGCCCAACCGCCGTACAGAGCGCCGGTCGCTGCATCGACAGCAACGATAGCACCGTCATCGGTACCGAAGTACAGAACGTCGGTTCCACCCTGATCCAGAATGATAAACGAACCGTAACGGGTCTGGCCAAAGAGGCCGCCGACGCCGACGGATGTAATATCACGGCTCCAGATCGGAGCGCCGGTAGCGAAGTCCCATGCACTTGTTGATTGCTGGTCACCACCGGACAGATACATGACACCACCAGCGATATGCGGGGTGCAACGAATCTGGTTACCCAGCGGGAAGCCAGTAAGCGTGTATAGGGCGGCACCAGTAGCCAAATCCTTCACCTGGACCTGGTTATCCCAGGCACAAGCAATCTTGTCGCCGGAAATAGCGGGACCGGTGTAGAAAATTTGGTTGGTGGGATGAGTGTAGCACCACTGCGTGGTCAGATCGCACTGAGCATCGCTAAAGGAATTGAACGATGCGCCGGTACGTTGCTGATCGTGCTGATGCGTGACCCAGCCTTCGCCATTAGGATCACATACCCGCTCTTCGTGCGGGATGCAACAATGATAGGATTCGGCGAGGAATGCGATATCGCAAGGCACGCCGCCCCAATCGACACAGAGCAGACCCCAGAAACCGTTCCAGAGTTCGGCTGCGCCATTCATCCAGCCACCGCCACCAAAGTCTGTCATGGTAGCAATACCCTCAGCTTCGGTCGGTGACAAGGATTCAATCGAGACCCAGTAGAGGCCTTGAATGGCCACGGCCAACGGAGCGAAGTCGACGGTTGTGTAACTGGGGAACATCACATAATCAGCCGGGGTCAAAGTAACAGAGGCCAATGCCGGGCCAGGCAGACCACCCACATCTTCGTGGACTGAAACCACGGAGTTGTGAGCATAGGCCACGCCCGGATTGAAGTCATAGAGAGCCCAGGAGACTTCTCTGACTTCACACTCTTGCCCAACGGATTTCATCAACTGGGCATCGGCAACGTCGCCGTAAGCATCCGGCAGAGTCCAGTAATACTGCGGACCTACGTCGTACCAAACCAACTCACATTCGAAGTAGGGGTCTTTACACAGGTTAGCAGTGTATTTCATGTCGACATCGATGCCAAAGAGGTCACCGATGGTCCACCAGTCGCCACCGTAGATACAGTAGGAACGACCGTGGCCGGTTGTTTCATCATCCGACAAGGTGCCTTCGAAGTCGCCGGCACCGAGATCACCGGTCGAGTTGAAGGAGACATAGAAGTCCCCCGAACCCAAGACCAGGTTGTGGGCTGAGAAATCAACATTAGTGTATGCCGGATGGTACACATAGGTTCCCGCCGGGACGGTTTCCTGTGCAATAACCGAGCCAGGATAGCCGGCATTGTCATCCCATACACTGATAATCAAGTCGTCATTACCGACGATACCGGCGTTCTGCGAGGAGGAACCCGTAAAGTCGTAGACATCGATATCTACGGACTGAAGGGTTTCAACTCCGGCTACAGTAAACCGTTGTGCATAGTCGATAATACCATAAGCGTCGTGAGGAGCTTTCCACCAGTAGGCAGTGCCCTCATCCCAGCTTTGAGAATAGCAATCGGTAAAAGGTAACTCATAGCAACAACGCTCAGATGTCATGAGGAAGCATACATCCTCACCCCAGTCAGCAAGCATCGTACCCCAGAAGCCGTTCCAGTTTTCACTGGCCCGTTCTTCACCGGTGTACGAGTGCGGACCGGTACCTTTATCGGACACGCACCACAACGTGTCACCATCGCCGCCCAGGGTAGACCAGCCGATATGGTATTCTTCACCATTAGTGAAGACCCAATCGGCAGCCGCCCAGTTGGCTTCGGCCCACCAGAAGGATCCGCCCATGGCGGCATTAGGTACATCGGTCGAGTCCAGCTTGTTGCCGGGGAAACCGAAGCCGTCGTCGTCCCATAGGTACACCCGCATATCCGGAGTACCGGTGGCAAAACCACCATACATCAGGACCCAACCGACCTTCAGAGTACACTCAATACCTTCTTCGACGGTAAAGCGCATATTCATGAGATCGTCGCCCCAGGCATCCGGAATACTCCACACCCAGACGGATGAAACCGTGTCGTCGTAGTAGCCTATGTCTTCACAGAAGTAGGCTGACGGAGGGCTTGAAGCAACGCCGGACATCTGAACCTCGATGGGACCTTGATCCATCGGCTTCTTGAACGAAGCCGGGGCTGGACGAGCGTCTTCGATGTCATTGTAGAGTTGAGCGTTCGGGTTGACAGTCGGTATAGCATTCAGCGCCTCTACCGGCTTCTCCCCGATGCCTGAAATTGCCGTACCGCTGAGGGAAAAAACGAGACCCAGAACGAATACTGCGAATAACAGTCTTTTTAACATTTATTCCTCCTTAAAGTAAGGAAAAAACTCAAATTCGATCGCTGAGGTTCGGTATACTGCCGGACTGATCGATCACTCATAATTAATCGACCGTCATGAGGCAACAGACCACGTCCTCGGTTATGTCTAGGGAAGGTGAGGACACAAACTTCAGGCAACGAATTCACTTTCTTCCTATCTTTTGGAGTCGGAGTCTATCCTGCATTGGATAAACACCGTTTTCAGCTGTAACATGTCAAGGCTAATGAACTTTATCTTTTCGATTCTAAATATCAAATTACCTCCTGTGAAGGGTAACATCCAAAAAACAGACTAAAAGTCGAGTTTCGGAGTGTTAGTAAGAGATAGAAAAATTAGAGGCGAAGACTTAACAGTGTGGTAAACGAAAATGTCAATTGCAGAACCACTACCGAAGCAGATTATTCTACAAACAACAGCAGACCTTGAGCTTTATCAGCCATCAGGTCAAAAACGTTAGCACTATTTAGTCAATCAAAAAGAAGTACTTATGTGCGGTTACGATTAGTGACTGGTATGGCTCTCGGGCACTGCACGTAACTTACACACGCTCAGTAAGCAAAGTACAGGGAAATGGCTTATTGTCAAGGAAAATATTGCCGTTTTAAGTGCATTTTTTCACCTTCAGGTCGGTTTTCGCCCCAATTATACCATCTTCTCCCGGTTGTCGGGCGGATCGGACGCTCTGGGCGTAGCGGAGGTCCACTTCTGCCCCGGCTCAAGAGGGGATTGGCCAGACCGATTCCCGTGGACCCGGTAAAAGTCACAGAAACCCCATTTAATGCCAACTCGAAAACCGAGACTATTTTCACCTTTTTCAGATATGCAATGCCAGGGCCAGGCACTGCCGCTCTGTATGGTGTAAGCAAAACCGGATAGGGAAACATGACCAGTATTCAGCCGGAGTCAATTCGAGGAGACAAGGGTATGCCCCGGTCACCCAACGGTGACGCTCATGGCCTGAAGGGCCACCTCGGCTGCTCACGAACTCATGGCTGCGATTGTCAAACAAAACACCGGCGACAGGCGATGGCACTACTGTCATACAGGGTCAGTCGCTTTCATCTGGAAAGGTAAAACCGAGACAGTTCAAAACCTGTAACTCATCATGGAGGTGAATTATGAAAAGGATGCTTCTCACAGGAACTGTATTCATGGCGGCCGTCCTCATCGGGGTTGGCCTCACGATGTTCGTGGCTCCCAACGCGGAAGCAGACAAGTGCGCACCTGTATTCCCGCCGATTCACGACTCGACATGCGACACCGGGCCTCTCTGCTCGGAACCAACACCATATTACCTGATCCAGTGCGATGGACGCATACTCGGCTCTGGCGAGCCATGTGACTGCTATTGGATTGGATGTTGGAGTGGATCTGGGTGCTAATGAAGCAATAGTATAGCTTTTGTCGGCTGACCCCGCCTTTTCGCCGGTGTCAATGTTAAACCGAGGAGGTACGTTAATGACTGGCCGAGGCTGCTCCATCCGGGGCAGCTTTGTTTGTTATTCCGTTTGAACGGCTTTGGCCTCACAATGTCCTTGACAGGTGGGTTAGGTGGCAGGTTTCTTAGCTATCAGATGCGCCTGCTCTCATTGGACATAAATAACTTCCGGGTTATCAGAAAGGCGACACTGCCGTTGCCGGATCGCGTCATCGGTGTGATCGGCCCCAACGGCGCCGGCAAGTCCTCACTGGTGGAGGCAATTGCCTGGGTGCTCTACGGCAACCAGGCGGCACGCAGCGGTAAAGATGAGATTAAGTCTCAGTTTGCCGGTGCCGGTGAAAACTGCGAGGTCACTTTGGATTTCGAGGTAAATGACGTGCCCTATAAAGTGACACGCCGGTTGGTGGGTAGGAAGGAAAAGGCCGAAGTGGAATTGTTCCGGGGTGAAGCGGCCGAATCGGTGGGCGTAAACGAGACTCGGCAGTATGTCGGCCAGCTTTTGGGGCTGGATTTCAAGGGGTTTCTGACATCGTTCCTGGCCCGCCAGCAGGAGTTGAACGCCCTCTCGGATCTTCAGCCCTCCAAACGTCGGGACCATCTTGCCGGGATGCTTGGTATCGAACGGCTTGATCGAGGCATAATCAAGCTGAAAGAAGACCTTCGCCTGGAATCACGTCAAATCGAATTCATGGAGCAGCAGTTAAGCCATCGGACCAACCTGGCTGCCGAGATCGAACGGCTGACCACCCACTTGGGACAACTCAGTGGTCGCCAGGTTTCAATAGAAACAGGGGTCAGGAATGCCGAAGCTGCGGTCAAGTCGGTATCTGATAGAGCGGCGCAGCTTCAGGATACCAAATCGCAGTGGACACAACTGACGGCTCAGATACAGGCAGAACAAGGATCATTGACCTCACTTGAGCAGCGGCAAGCCGACCTGCAGAAAGAGGCCGACAAGCTGGCCAAAATGAAAACCCAGGCAAAAACGCTGGCAGGCACCTTGCAGGCACTTCCGAAAGTTCGCCGGGAGCTGGAAAAACACAAGGCTGCCCGCAGCAGCGTAGACGTGCGGAAGCAGATAATAACACAGCTTGAGGCTGCCCGTTCTGACTTGAAGAATGTCACAGGCGCGATTGAACTTGGTCAGGGCCGATTGAAGTCCACCAAGGCCAAGCTGAAGGCAATACCTGCTGATGTCGCCGAGCAACTAAAACAGACGCAGAGCAATCTGGAAGATGCCCGCACCTCGTTTAGCCGGCTCAAAGCAACTCGTGATAGCCTGGCTACTCAGGCCGACAAACTGACCCGGCAGGTCGGTCAGGTGGACAGGTTTGGGCCGGACTCGGTCTGTGATCGCTGCCACCGACCCCTCGGCGAAGACCTGCCAACGATTCGTAAGCATCTGATTGAGGAACTGGACAGCCTAAAAAAGCAATTGGCCGAGCACGACCGCGACCTGCTCAAGCAGGAAAAGGGTGGTGGTCAACTCAAGAAACAGTGGTCGGAACTCGACCGGCAAACCAAGACAAGATACGAGGCTGAGGTCGACCGGATCGCAGATGAGAAAGAACAGGCCACATTAGAGAAGCGAAAAACAGACCTAACAACCGCTGTCGACAAGCTCACCGAGC contains these protein-coding regions:
- the gyrA gene encoding DNA gyrase subunit A, with amino-acid sequence MPLESEKIETVFLEEEMKSSYLDYSMSVITNRALPDIRDGMKPSNRRILVAMNDLNLNPGKAHRKCAKIAGDTSGNYHPHGEQVVYPTLVRMAQPFNMRYPLVDGQGNFGSIDGDGAAAMRYTEARLTPIAVEILADIDKETVDFMSNYDATREEPTVLPGKFPNLICNGTTGIAVGMATSIPPHNLSEIAEAILKTIAEPDCENEDLMEIVSAPDFPTGGIINGREGIREAYRTGKGRLLVRARAAVEHMTNGKEAIVVTEIPYQVNKSNLLEKIADLVRDKVIEGISDLRDESDRDGMRIVVELKRDQQADIVLNQLYKHTTMQTTFSVMMLGLDHGIPKLLTLKQLIQSFVDHRHEVVTRRTQFELNKAETRAHILEGYRIALDNIDAVITLIKKSKDTPTAHAGLMKKFKLSDRQATAILEMRLQRLTGLERKKIEDEYRELIKRITQLKAILASKALRMNIIKEETEDLAKRFGDDRRTEIQDAAEELSVEDLIAEEEMAITISHLGYIKRLSVSAYRRQNRGGRGVKGIATKEEDFAEHLFIASTHEFILFFSTKGRCYWVKVHAIPTGGKLAKGKPIVNMCKLERGETITAFCRVRDFSPDRFVVMATRSGVIKKTPLDAFSNPRVVGVNAMNLPTDDELIEAQITDGSSDIVLASRKGMAIRFPESKVRSMGRTAYGVKGINLGKGDYVIGMVVLKRDSSLLVVTENGYGKRSSVNDYRVTNRGGKGIINVKTSDRNGEVVTIMEALDGDELILITKEGIANRQAVKDISVIGRNTQGVRLIKMSDGDLVTDVAKVAQEE
- a CDS encoding radical SAM protein is translated as MNRCTLCPRECGVDRIDGQLGYCRTDASLPISSICCHMGEEPVLSGSQGICNVFFAHCNLQCIFCQNHQISSNQGSLNSVDMSIEEAVGQIETILKGGAHGVGFVSPSHCLTQMRAIMTALNNRGWNPTFVYNTNGYDRLQTIRSLEGVIDVYLPDMKYMDNELAHRYSGATDYVGVATKALNEMYRQKGAAIELDNDGYITSGLIIRHLVLPGHVENSIEVLRFIAEELSVDVHISLMAQYHPTAAVRGHEQLHRCLGVQEYNRVIDEFEVLGFYRGWVQDLSSSAHYLPDFDNHHPFEE